The following proteins are encoded in a genomic region of Fusarium oxysporum f. sp. lycopersici 4287 chromosome 1, whole genome shotgun sequence:
- a CDS encoding homocitrate synthase: MQSANNPISHHTSHTMGQGAASSNGGDNSCGANCVDNHVGHAIGDGDGVVRVSGGETGNDRGHVVEASVTDVGVNDLNQTTTTYDESDDESSLADSSGSISDGPSFGGTSIRSLGSMSNFSIIDTTLREGEQFINGNYDTETKLKIARALDDIGVEYIEVTSPAASPQSKLDCAAICKLGLKAKVLCHIRCNMDDARTAVETGVDGINMCIGTSTQLMEHSHGKDLDWIAAKAKEVIEFTQAHGIEVRFSGEDSFRSDFSEILKLYSLMDRLGAHRVGIADTVGGATPREVFDKISTLKQMVGCDIETHFHNDTGCAVANAYTAIEAGATHIDTTVLGIGERNGITSLSKLLQCMLQMGHDSVLAKYKLEKIPALEQLVAEAVNIEIPWNNASLAAYL, from the exons ATGCAGTCAGCCAACAACCCCATCTCCCACCATACCAGCCACACCATGGGCCAAGGTGCCGCCAGTAGCAACGGCGGCGACAATAGCTGCGGAGCGAATTGCGTGGATAACCATGTTGGCCATGCAATTGGCGATGGAGATGGGGTTGTCCGAGTCTCGGGTGGAGAGACTG GAAACGATAGAGGCCATGTCGTGGAAGCCTCCGTAACGGATGTTGGTGTCAACGACTTGAACCAAACTACTACTACCTACGATGAATCGGACGATGAAAGCTCCCTCGCGGACAGTTCCGGCTCCATTAGCGATGGACCAAGCTTTGGAGGAACTTCGATCAGATCCCTTGGCAGCATGTCCAACTTCAGCATCATCGACACTACTCTGCGTGAGGGCGAGCAGTTCATCAACGGCAATTACGACACTGAGACTAAGCTCAAGATTGCTCGAGCTCTGGATGACATTGGTGTTGAATAC ATTGAAGTGACCTCACCTGCTGCTTCTCCTCAGTCCAAGTTGGACTGCGCGGCTATCTGCAAGCTGGgtctcaaggccaaggttcTTTGCCATATTCGATGCAACATGGACGATGCCAGAACCGCGGTTGAGACCGGTGTCGATGGAAT CAACATGTGCATCGGCACTTCCACTCAGCTCATGGAGCATTCCCACGGAAAGGATCTCGACTGGATCgccgccaaggccaaggaggtcATCGAGTTCACCCAGGCCCACGGCATTGAGGTACGATTCTCCGGCGAGGACTCATTCCGCTCCGACTTCAGTGAGATTCTGAAGCTCTACTCGCTCATGGACCGTCTCGGCGCCCACCGCGTTGGAATTGCCGACACCGTTGGCGGTGCGACTCCTCGTGAGGTCTTTGACAAGATCTCCACGCTCAAGCAGATGGTCGGATGCGATATCGAGACTCACTTCCACAATGACACTGGATGTGCTGTCGCCAACGCCTACACTGCGATTGAGGCTGGGGCCACTCACATTGACACCACTGTCTTGGGCATTGGAGAGAGGAATGGAATTACTTCCCTTTCCAAGCTCTTGCAGTGCATGCTGCAGATGGGCCATGACTCTGTTTTGGCCAAGtacaagcttgagaagattcCTGCTCTCGAACAGCTTGTCGCTGAAGCCGTTAACATCGAGATCCCCTGGAACAACGCTTCACTTGCGGCATATCTCTGA
- a CDS encoding glycerate dehydrogenase has translation MAPTKIAILDDYQGVADPFFKKLDPSKYEVVSIKDTLLPYNHPDSSQSNKDALVERFKPFDVICTMRERTPFPRELIEQLPSLKLLLTTAFRNRSLDLDTLKERGIPVAGTVDKPRSGKPVLAGTGSTTQHCVTLILSLARGIARDDAAVKEGLWQTGLATDLSGKTLGVLGLGRLGSAVARILNVALGMKIIAWSSNLTQEAADEKAREAGLPVEDGEGEKTFKVVSRDEFFRNADVVSVHLVLSDRTRGIVNKEDLAKMKSTALFVNTSRGPLVVERDLLDHLKAGRIRGAAVDVFEPEPLPADSEWRNKNWGRDGSSQVLVTPHMGYCEEDTIKSWYEQQVENIERWAANEPLHNVFT, from the exons ATGGCCCCAACCAAAATAGCAATTCTGGACGACTACCAAGGGGTCGCTGATCCCTTCTTCAAGAAACTCGACCCATCCAAGTATGAAGTCGTGTCTATCAAGGATACGTTGCTGCCTTACAACCACCCAGACAGCTCACAATCAAACAAGGATGCTCTAGTTGAGAGATTCAAGCCCTTCGATGTTATCT GCACGATGAGGGAGCGCACGCCCTTTCCTCGAGAGTTGATCGAGCAACTCCCCTcactcaagcttctcctcaccaCAGCATTTCGCAACAGATCCCTGGACCTAGATACCCTCAAAGAACGAGGGATCCCAGTTGCCGGAACAGTCGATAAGCCCCGTAGCGGCAAGCCGGTGCTCGCTGGCACGGGCAGCACCACTCAACACTGCGTCACTCTCATCCTCTCGCTCGCTCGCGGCATCGCCAGGGATGACGCCGCTGTCAAGGAGGGACTGTGGCAAACTGGTCTCGCGACTGACCTCTCAGGAAAAACTTTGGGTGTCCTCGGCCTCGGGAGATTGGGAAGCGCAGTCGCGAGGATTCTCAACGTCGCATTGGGTATGAAGATTATCGCGTGGAGTAGCAACCTCACACAGGAGGCGGCAGATGAGAAGGCCAGGGAAGCTGGTCTTCCTGTCGAGGATGGGGAGGGTGAGAAGACGTTCAAAGTGGTAAGCCGAGATGAGTTCTTCAGAAATGCCGACGTGGTGTCTGTCCACCTTGTCCTGTCTGATAGGACACGCGGCATAGTCAACAAAGAGGACTTGGCAAAGATGAAGTCGACAGCCTTGTTTGTCAATACCTCTCGCGGCCCCCTCGTCGTGGAGAGAGATCTTCTCGATCATCTCAAGGCTGGCCGTATCAGGGGCGCAGCTGTCGATGTCTTTGAGCCGGAACCTCTCCCCGCCGACAGTGAGTGGCGCAACAAGAACTGGGGCCGCGATGGATCAAGTCAAGTTCTGGTCACCCCTCACATGGGTTATTGTGAGGAGGACACCATCAAGTCGTGGTATGAGCAACAAGTTGAGAACATCGAGCGATGGGCTGCCAACGAGCCGTTACACAATGTGTTCACCTAG
- a CDS encoding hypothetical protein (At least one base has a quality score < 10): MVQFTRADTGMSGLPTEEAVADRRAGSPIPNRVRNAIVIVLGEFCGTFMFLLLSFIGAQTALVTNNPTNSTAPLEPFSLMYIAASFGTALAVNVWIFYRVSGGMFNPAVTLGLVLVGAVPPLHALAIIPTQLVAAIAAAGVTDGLIPGPLLVTNSLGNGTSIAQGVFLEMFLTAQLVLTVYFLAVEKHRSTHLAPVGIGISVFIAHICLTNWTGTSINPARSLGPSVIAGFHGYDWIYYLGPFMGSFLAFGCYKIFKVLEYQTANPGQDDDDLERGSKHHFFGHHEKEPISHSQTDTS, translated from the exons ATGGTTCAATTCACTCGTGCCGACACGGGCATGTCTGGCTTGCCCACTGAGGAAGCTGTAGCGGATCGCAGAGCAGGCAGTCCCATCCCCAACCGCGTGAGAAAcgccatcgtcatcgtcctcggAGAATTCTGCGGAACCTTcatgtttcttcttctctctttcatCGGAGCCCAAACTGCCCTCGTGACCAATAACCCTACCAATTCTACTGCCCCCTTGGAGCCCTTCTCGTTGATGTACATTGCTGCTTCTTTCGGTACCGCTCTCGCCGTCAATGTCTGGATCTTCTATCGTGTTAGTGGTGGCATGTTCAACCCGGCT gTAACTCTTGGTCTGGTCCTCGTCGGTGCTGTACCACCTCTTCATGCCCTTGCTATTATTCCTACACAACTCGTTGCCGCTATCGCCGCTGCGGGAGTTACCGACGGTCTCATCCCCGGACCTCTCCTCGTCACAAATTCTCTCGGCAATGGTACGAGCATTGCTCAGGGTGTTTTCCTGGAGATGTTCCTCACTGCCCAACTTGTCTTGACTGTTTACTTCCTTGCCGTTGAGAAGCACCGCAGCACACATCTTGCCCCCGTCGGCATTGGTATCTCTGTCTTCATCGCCCACATCTGTCTGACAAACTGGACTGGCACATCCATCAACCCTGCTCGATCCTTGGGCCCTTCAGTTATCGCTGGTTTCCATGGGTATGATTGGATCTACTACCTCGGTCCCTTCATGGGCTCTTTCCTGGCCTTCGGCTGCTACAAGATCTTTAAGGTGCTCGAGTATCAGACTGCCAATCCTGgccaggatgatgatgatttggagAGGGGTAGCAAGCATCACTTCTTCGGCCATCACGAGAAGGAGCCCATCTCTCACTCCCAGACCGACACTTCTTGA
- a CDS encoding hypothetical protein (At least one base has a quality score < 10) produces MSTERSLFKTVVYGLWSFQFGFLFIAETYQLLVDSFSSRLLLLLLPFTFELFLLFTTASRIPILAPWTKRFHRFFYETRDWAMVLPVLSILWIFGVLMVAGLVFTDLIGSGRGPINRTLVFIQSYLGFVVYIVYIGGIISFIPLPFWAAFVGFQACMRVKNLRSPEEEEAMGLTTKDDDDEWNDFQDNRGN; encoded by the coding sequence ATGTCAACCGAAAGATCTCTCTTCAAGACCGTGGTCTATGGCCTATGGTCATTCCAATTTGGCTTCCTCTTTATCGCAGAAACATACCAGCTTCTCGTGGACTCATTCTCCTCCCGCCtccttcttttgcttctcccGTTCACATTTGAGCTGTTTCTCCTTTTCACCACAGCTTCCCGCATACCCATTCTAGCACCATGGACCAAACGTTTCCACCGGTTCTTCTATGAAACGAGAGATTGGGCTATGGTTCTCCCAGTCTTGAGTATCCTCTGGATCTTTGGCGTTTTAATGGTTGCCGGCCTGGTCTTTACAGACCTCATTGGTTCAGGTAGAGGACCCATCAACAGAACTCTGGTATTCATACAATCATACCTTGGGTTTGTTGTTTATATCGTTTACATCGGGGGTATTATATCCTTTATCCCACTGCCGTTTTGGGCAGCTTTTGTTGGTTTCCAGGCTTGTATGCGGGTAAAGAATCTTAGAAGccctgaggaggaagaggcgaTGGGATTGACGACCaaggacgacgacgacgagtGGAACGACTTTCAAGATAATCGGGGTAACTGA